CATTTGCGGCAGCCAAGGCATCCCAGGATGAGATGATAGAATGTATTGCTTATATTCCTCTACATTTGAATATCCCTCTTGCTTGGCATTATCATCGGTTAATTCCCCGAGCGACTGTGAATAAACCTTGTCTATTACAAATTCGTGGCCTTCGAGGGTCATGATTTCACCAACATCTGCGTAGCGTCCATTGCGCCGGGTCGCGGTTTTTTGTCCCGACAATACTTTCTCGATATCCGGCTTC
This genomic stretch from Brevibacillus sp. DP1.3A harbors:
- a CDS encoding ASCH domain-containing protein yields the protein MQNQMGSDALPPKTCTIDRLITVKPDIEKVLSGQKTATRRNGRYADVGEIMTLEGHEFVIDKVYSQSLGELTDDNAKQEGYSNVEEYKQYILSSHPGMPWLPQMRVWVHEFSPDKKK